GGTGCTCTAAGCGGACGTGCTTCCCCTACGCTGAACGGAGGGAAATTATAGTGGTGCATGAACCGTTTAGTTTCAGTCAGATCAATACCGTCAAGAATTTGCACATCGCCGAGTGCGCCTAGCGTACATACGCTAAGTGCTTGCGTTTGCCCACGGGTGAACAATCCAGAACCATGAGTACGCGGCAATAGGTTAGTATCACAATCAATCGGACGAATTTCATCCAGCTTACGTCCATCTGGACGAACCTTATCATGCGTAATCAGACGTCTAACTTCTTCCTTCACGATGTCATGTAATACTTCCTTAACATCCTTCAGAAGTTCTGGAGTCTCTATGTATTTCTCAGCGAAATACGTAACTGTTTCATTATTTACCACATCAATAGCTTCTTGACGAGCATGCTTCTCAGCAATTTTAACTGCATCAACCAAACGAGCTTGTGCAAACGCACGAACCTCAGTGTTCACTTCAGCATTTACTGCGTGCAGCTTCACTGCCATTTTTTCTTTACCAGCGATTGCAACCAATTCTTCAATTGTAGCTACGATATTACGGATTTCTTCATGTCCGAACATAATCGCTTCGAGCATAACTTCTTCCGGAACTTCATTAGCTTCCGCTTCTACCATCATGATAGCATCCTTCGTACCAGCAACAGTCAAGAAAATATCACTAATTGCTTGCTGAGCAATATCAGGGTTGATGATAAATTCGCCATTGATGCGGCCTACATTGACGCCACCGATAGGTCCGTCAAACGGTACATCGGAAATGCTAAGTGCTGCAGAAGTACCAATCATAGCGGCAATTTCTGGTGTGCAATCTTGATCCACACTCATTACCAGATTGAGAACTTGTACATCATTACGGAATCCTTCTGGGAACAGTGGGCGAATCGGGCGGTCAGTCAAACGGCTGGACAGAATCGCTTTTTCACTCGGTCTGCCTTCACGTTTAATAAAACCACCTGGGATCTTACCTACTGCATATAATCTTTCCTCATAGTTGACCGTCAGCGGGAAAAAATCCAAATCTTTAGGCTCGCTTGAAGCGGTAACAGTACACAGAACTGCTGTATCTCCGTAACGCACCATAACGGCTGCGTTTGCTTGTTTAGCTAGGCGGCCCGTTTCCAGCACAAGGCGTCTTCCGCCTAGCTGCATTTCTACACGTTTTTCCATAAATACCTCCTTGAATAGTAGTAGACCCGCAGTCAAATATAGCAGGTTCACATATCGATCTAATGAATCGGAAAGGCTTGTCCCAAAGGTATGTAGCCTGTTCTGTATGCATATAAGAAGAAACGGCTAAGTCTTACAGATGAAGTGCAGTCGCCGTTTTTACGAATAATCTCATCAGTCTTGCTATAAAGTTTTCCCTAAATTTTCAAAAAGCAACCCAGCTGTCCCGCTGTCGCTCCGAGAAGGACATACGGTATACAACCAGGCTGCTTTAAGGGTTATCTTATGGAAAATTAACGACGCAATCCCAGTCTTTCGATCAGGGCGCTGTAACGTCTGATGTCTTTGTTTTTCAAATACGCCAGAAGTTTACGACGTTGTCCAACCATTTTCAACAATCCGCGACGGGAGTGATGATCTTTCTTGTGCGTACGCAAGTGGTCAGTCAAATTAACGATGTTCTCCGTTAGGATAGCAACTTGCACCTCAGGGGATCCAGTATCGGATTCGTGAGTTTTGTGCTCGTCGATCAATTGATGTTTACGTTCTTGAGTCAATGCCATCCTGTTCACCTCCTTCAATATAATCGCCACTAGCCTCGTCACCGTCGGTGAGAACGTGCAACCAAGCTAAGGTTATGATGCTGTAAGCCAGCAACGTTTATTAGTATAGCATCTCCATTAACAAAAGTAAACGGCTTGTCCGGGATGACTATAGATTATACCCCAAAATCTTCTTTGCGGTTTCTGCATCCTCACCAATTTGAGTGATCAACGCATCTATAGATTCGAATTTCCGTTCAGGACGAATGTAAGATACTAATTCTACCTTGAGCTCTTGATCATACAAGTCTCCTTCGAAGTCAAACAGATGAACCTCAAAGCTTGGAGTCAATACACCATCATGAAAAGTAGGTTTAACGCCCACATTCATAACCCCGTAAAGAACTTTATCCTTATAAAAGACTCGGACGGCATAAACACCTTTAGTTGGTATTACAAAATGAGCACTGAGCTTCAAATTCGCCGTTGGAAAACCAATTGTGCGACCTCTCTTCTCACCATGACCCACTTCACCACGAAGATAATAACAACGTCCGAACCAGGAGTTTGCCAGCTCTAAATCCCCGTTTTGGAGACTTTTGCGAATGCCTGAGCTACTGACCTTTTCTCCTTCAAGCAGAAAAGGGGGAGCAACCTCTACATTCATAACACCTTCACCCAGCTTGCGAAGCATCTCAACATCGCCTTCACCTTGATAACCAAAACGAAAGTCAAAGCCGACAACTGCAGTTACAATATGTAGCGGCAAAAGCATAACAGAGACAAAATTTTGTGGACTTACACGGGAAAGCTGCTCATTAAATTCAATAACATATAAGATATCGACACCCATACTAGCTAGAATCTCCTGCTTTTCTACGGGTGGCGTCAAATACCCTTCATAATCACCCTTACCCATAACATCTTTAGGATGGGGATGAAATGTAAGGACTGCGGCCGGTACACCTTGTTTACGGGCTAAGGCCACAGCGGATGTAATGACGCTGGCATGTCCACGATGCAATCCGTCAAACTGCCCTAGAGCAGCCACTTGAGGCTGAGCCCACTCTGCAGCAGTCTCCGGAGACATCGGATAGGTTAACGTTACGGTTCTCACGCTGTTTCTCACCTACAATTCACTTGGTAAAATTGATTTAAGCTTGTGCAAACACCTTCACTGGAGCAATTGCACCTGTATCTTCCAATTCATAAATGCCAAGAAATCCACCTTGAAGATCGTATAGCCGAAATTGACTGTTCGTCTTCACCTCTGGAGCGATAAATCGCGAGGACAAACGTTGCCCCTGCAAAGCTGCCTTCTTTTTCTCATCCATTACAGTGTGCTTTGGCATATGAGAAATGGCTTCGTCTGCAGCGATTAAATGATCTTCCAATGTTCCGGCTTCCTTGTGAGTCGCAATATCCTCTAGCGTAAGACAATGACTAGCAGAAATCCCTGCCGACATCGTTCTCTCAAGCTTTACCATCACACCCGGCAGTCCAAGTGCTCGTCCGATATCGACACAGAGAGTACGAATGTACGTGCCCTTTGAGCACAGCACCCGGAAGGTGATATCTGGATGATTGCCTTCCCAAGTCATATCCGTCATTTCAATTTCATAAATCTCTACTTCACGGCTTTTACGTTCAACGGTTTTGCCTTCTCGTGCCAGCTCATAAAGACGTTTCCCGTCAACTTTAACCGCTGAATACATCGGAGGAACCTGAGAAATAACACCTTTAAATGAAGCAAGCACTGATAGAATTTCTTCTTCAGTTACATGCACCTCATCAACAGTTTCTGTAATAGTCCCTGTTAAGTCCTCGGTATCACTGGACATCCCCAGTCTCAGTGTAGCCACATATTCTTTAGGCAACTCCTGAATATACTCCACAACACGAGTAGCACGACCCAGACAAAGCGGCAGTACACCTGTCACCTGAGGATCAAGCGTTCCCGTATGTCCGATCCGTTTCATACCGAGAATACGACGCGCCTTGGCTACAACATCATGTGAAGTGAAGCCTGCCGGCTTGTAAACCGCCAGTACACCTTCTAATTCACTCATAAATGACGTCTAACCTCCTCAAGCACCTGAGCTATTGCCTCTTCAAGTGTAGCTTCTATACGCGCACCTGCAGCACGGGTATGACCGCCACCTCCAAACGTTTGCGCTAGATCAGCCACGTCCACCTTACCAGCAGAACGCAAACTAACCTTAACCGCATGTTCATGAATGACCTTGAACAGAATTCCTACTTCCACACCTCGAATATTACGAGGGTAGTTCACGATTCCTTCTAAATCTTCATTCGCAGCAGCACATTCGATCATATCCTCAGGTGTAACATACAGCCAGGCAATATTCCCTTCGGGTGATAATTGAAGAGTATTTAATGCTTTATTTAGAATTTTAATCTGTGGCAATGTCATTTCTTCAAGTAAGGTCTCAGCCAGTTCAGGACCGTTAACACCATAAGAAAGCAGTTCGGATACGGCCGCCATTACTTTAGGTGATGTGTTGGTATATCGAAATCCACCAGTATCTGTCAAGAGACCTGTGTATATTGCTGTAGCAATATCGATGTCCCATGTAATCTCGAACGTCTTTAGCAGATCGAACAAAATTTCCGCAGTCGCAGCAGCATCCGGTTTGATTAAATTCACAAGTCCATAACCGTTATTAGTTGGGTGATGGTCAATATTCAGGATTAGAGCATCATTCGCAAAATAGCGATGGGTCAGCCCTACTCGCTGAAAATCAGCACAATCCACACAGATCACATTGCTGTATTGACGGGGCGGTTCACTAGAGGCCATATTGATGATTTCATCCGAATGCCATAAGTATTCCATCCGCTTCGGTATCGGTCCTTCATTCAGCATAGTGTATTTTTTGCCCAGACATGAGAGAAGCCAGCCCACCGCTAGGGTGGAGCTGACTGCATCTCCGTCCGGCTGAACATGCGACACTACAAGGTAATCGTCGTGTTCCAGCAGAAACTCACGGGTCTGCTGGAGACTTTGTTCATAGCTCTGCATTCGCCGTCTCCTTTATAAAGGTTGTTCAAAATAGCCTTAGGCTATTTTGAACTCCTTTTAGTACCGATTTCTAATCGTTCTTGTGAAGCTCTCCGAGAAGTTTCTCAATGTGACTGCCGTAAGCGACAGATTCATCAATCTTGAAGATCAGTTCCGGTGTGTGCCGTAGGCGAATCGCCTTGCCAAGCTCAGAGCGAAGAAAACCATTTGCTTTTTCGATCGCTTTTAGTGAGCCTGACTTCTGTTCTTCATCCCCGAACACGCTTAGGTATACTTTCGCTTGCGACAGATCGTTAGTCACGTCTACGCCAGTTACAGTTACAAAACCGATTCGAGGGTCTTTCAGTCCGCTTTGGATAAGTTGACTAAGCTCTTTCTTGATCTGCTCGCCCACTCGTCCTGCTCTAATTTTAGACATCTATATTCACCTCTTCGCTTAGCGCTCTACAGTTTCCATAAGAAACGCTTCGATAATGTCGCCCTCTTGGACGTCATTATAGCGTTCCAAAGTTATGCCGCATTCATAACCTTGCGCCACTTCTTTGGCATCATCTTTAAAGCGTTTCAAGGTATCAACTTTACCTGTAAATACAACGATTCCGCTACGGATCAAGCGCATTTCAGCATTACGGGTAATTTTACCATCAATAACCATACAACCTGCAATGGTACCCACTTTACTGATTTTGAAGACACTACGTACTTCAGCGTGTCCGATAACGTTCTCTTTATAGATAGGATCAAGCATACCCTTCATTGCACTTTCGATTTCCTCGATTACATTGTAGATGATGTTATGGAGACGAACATCTACTTTTTCTTGTTCAGCAGCTGCCTTGGTTTGAGCGTCCGGACGAACGTTAAAGCCAATAACAATAGCATTAGATGCTGCTGCAAGTGTAATATCGGATTCCGTAATGGCACCAGCACCGCTGTGAATGATCTTCACGCGGACGCCTTCCACTTCGATCTTAGCCAGGGAACCTTTAAGTGCCTCGACTGAACCTTGTACGTCAGCTTTAATGATAACGTTAAGGTCTTTGATCTCGCCATCTTTAATGTGCTGGAACAAATCATCCAATGTTACACGGGTGTTCGTATTCAGCTCAGATTGACGTTGTGATGTGGAACGTCTATCAGCAATCGCACGGGCTTTACGCTCGTCTTCGAAAGCCATAAACGGATCGCCAGCTTGTGGCACCTCAGTCAAACCAGTAATTTCTACTGGAGTGGAAGGTCCAGCTTCCTTGATCTTACGTCCTTTATCATTAACCATCGCACGTACACGTCCGAAGCAGTTACCTGCTACAAAAGCATCGCCGACTTTCAATGTGCCGTTCTGTACCAGAACACGTGCAACTGGACCACGGTTCTTATCAAGCTCAGCTTCTATAACTGTACCGCGTGCCCGTTTGTCAGGGTTAGCTTTGTACTCATTAACTTCAGCAACGAGCAAGATCATTTCCAGCAGTTCTTCCAAGTTAATACGTTGTTTTGCAGAAAGGTTAACGAAGATGGTATCTCCGCCCCACTCTTCAGGAACGAGTTCATAGCTTGTAAGCTCTTGCTTCACCTTATCAGGATCTGCACCCGGCTTATCGATTTTGTTGACAGCAACAATGATCGGAAGTCCAGCAGCTTTAGCATGTGCAATAGCTTCAACAGTCTGAGGCATAACACCGTCATCCGCAGCAACTACGATAATTGTCATATCCGTAACCTGTGCACCACGAGCACGCATAGCAGTAAATGCTTCGTGACCTGGTGTATCAAGGAACGTGATTTTCTTCTGATTAATTTCAACTTGATAAGCACCGATATGCTGTGTGATTCCGCCAGCTTCGCCTAGCGACACACTTGTCGAACGAATGGCATCCAGCAAAGTAGTTTTACCGTGGTCAACGTGACCCATGATCGTAACTACTGGAGGACGGGACTGAAGTTCATCTTCAGTATCATTCTCTTCCACAGTTTCGAAGCTATCCTCATCAACAGGAATCTTCACTTCTACTTCTACGCCGAATTCAGCAGCGAGCAGCAGGATGGTGTCGATATCCAGCTCTTGGTTGATGGTTGCCATAACACCCATAGAGATCAGCTTCTTGATTACTTCAGAAGCGTCTTTGTGAAGCAATTTCGCTGTTTCACCAACGGTCATGCTGCCACGAACGATAATCTTCTTAGGTGTGTTATCAATCTTCTCACGGTGAACCATTGGCTGATTCTTACCACGGCCATTCTTACCACCACGACCACGGTAGTTACCGCCCTTACCATCATCAAAACGTCTATTGTTCGTATTTGGTCGACCACCCGTTGTGTTCTTCTTAGGGCCTCTGTCGTCACCGCGTGTGAAACCTCCGCCGGTGTTAGATTGACCTTGTGGGCGGCTGTCAGTGCGAGGCGCACTGCTTTGTCCTTGCGGACGGCTGCCAGTATTACTTCCTTGTGGACGGCTGCCACCGGTATTGCTACCTTGCGGACGGCTGCCACCAGTATTACTTCCTTGCGGACGGCTACCACCGGTACTGCTACCTTGTGGACGGCTGCCAGTATTACTTCCTTGCGGGCGACTGCCACCGGTATTGCTACCTTGTGGACGATTACCGCCTGTGCTGCTTCCTTGCGGACGGCTTCCGCTTGTACTGTTAGTACGTGGAGCTCCGCTTTGTTGCGGACGTGCATTCTGCGTTGAACCTGTTTGTGTTCTGCGGGAATCTTGTCCGCTTTGGGGCCTTGGGGACGTCGTCGATTGGTTGTTGTTTTGGTTACTGTTCATACCTACCTGCTTTTCCTGTTGATTTTTGTTGGCATTCTGAGCACTTTGGGGTTCGGCAGTTACCGCACCGGTTGTCACCGGACGGCTGCTAGAGCTGGTATCCCGCTTGGCTGCAGCGTTCGA
This Paenibacillus sp. FSL R5-0345 DNA region includes the following protein-coding sequences:
- a CDS encoding bifunctional riboflavin kinase/FAD synthetase, giving the protein MRTVTLTYPMSPETAAEWAQPQVAALGQFDGLHRGHASVITSAVALARKQGVPAAVLTFHPHPKDVMGKGDYEGYLTPPVEKQEILASMGVDILYVIEFNEQLSRVSPQNFVSVMLLPLHIVTAVVGFDFRFGYQGEGDVEMLRKLGEGVMNVEVAPPFLLEGEKVSSSGIRKSLQNGDLELANSWFGRCYYLRGEVGHGEKRGRTIGFPTANLKLSAHFVIPTKGVYAVRVFYKDKVLYGVMNVGVKPTFHDGVLTPSFEVHLFDFEGDLYDQELKVELVSYIRPERKFESIDALITQIGEDAETAKKILGYNL
- the pnp gene encoding polyribonucleotide nucleotidyltransferase; its protein translation is MEKRVEMQLGGRRLVLETGRLAKQANAAVMVRYGDTAVLCTVTASSEPKDLDFFPLTVNYEERLYAVGKIPGGFIKREGRPSEKAILSSRLTDRPIRPLFPEGFRNDVQVLNLVMSVDQDCTPEIAAMIGTSAALSISDVPFDGPIGGVNVGRINGEFIINPDIAQQAISDIFLTVAGTKDAIMMVEAEANEVPEEVMLEAIMFGHEEIRNIVATIEELVAIAGKEKMAVKLHAVNAEVNTEVRAFAQARLVDAVKIAEKHARQEAIDVVNNETVTYFAEKYIETPELLKDVKEVLHDIVKEEVRRLITHDKVRPDGRKLDEIRPIDCDTNLLPRTHGSGLFTRGQTQALSVCTLGALGDVQILDGIDLTETKRFMHHYNFPPFSVGEARPLRAPGRREIGHGALGERALSKVIPSETEFPYTIRLVSEVIESNGSTSQASICASTLAMMDAGVPIKAPVAGVAMGLIKDGDHVSILTDIQGMEDHLGDMDFKVAGTAAGVTAIQMDIKIDGIDRQILHEALQQAKEGRMHILGKMMEAISEPRANLSKYAPKIIIININPDKIRDVIGAGGKIINKIIEETGVKIDIEQDGRVFIGSSDEEMIQKARSIIEGIVREVQVGEIYVGTVRRIEKFGAFVELIPGKDGLVHISQLSTERVAKVEDVVAVGDTITVKVTEIDQQGRVNLSRKAVLTSETSAKA
- the infB gene encoding translation initiation factor IF-2 encodes the protein MTKEENKDKLRVYEYAKSLNMSSKEIITILKRLNVPVNNHMSVMENGSVNKVEQFFKDIKSNAAAKRDTSSSSRPVTTGAVTAEPQSAQNANKNQQEKQVGMNSNQNNNQSTTSPRPQSGQDSRRTQTGSTQNARPQQSGAPRTNSTSGSRPQGSSTGGNRPQGSNTGGSRPQGSNTGSRPQGSSTGGSRPQGSNTGGSRPQGSNTGGSRPQGSNTGSRPQGQSSAPRTDSRPQGQSNTGGGFTRGDDRGPKKNTTGGRPNTNNRRFDDGKGGNYRGRGGKNGRGKNQPMVHREKIDNTPKKIIVRGSMTVGETAKLLHKDASEVIKKLISMGVMATINQELDIDTILLLAAEFGVEVEVKIPVDEDSFETVEENDTEDELQSRPPVVTIMGHVDHGKTTLLDAIRSTSVSLGEAGGITQHIGAYQVEINQKKITFLDTPGHEAFTAMRARGAQVTDMTIIVVAADDGVMPQTVEAIAHAKAAGLPIIVAVNKIDKPGADPDKVKQELTSYELVPEEWGGDTIFVNLSAKQRINLEELLEMILLVAEVNEYKANPDKRARGTVIEAELDKNRGPVARVLVQNGTLKVGDAFVAGNCFGRVRAMVNDKGRKIKEAGPSTPVEITGLTEVPQAGDPFMAFEDERKARAIADRRSTSQRQSELNTNTRVTLDDLFQHIKDGEIKDLNVIIKADVQGSVEALKGSLAKIEVEGVRVKIIHSGAGAITESDITLAAASNAIVIGFNVRPDAQTKAAAEQEKVDVRLHNIIYNVIEEIESAMKGMLDPIYKENVIGHAEVRSVFKISKVGTIAGCMVIDGKITRNAEMRLIRSGIVVFTGKVDTLKRFKDDAKEVAQGYECGITLERYNDVQEGDIIEAFLMETVER
- the rbfA gene encoding 30S ribosome-binding factor RbfA, encoding MSKIRAGRVGEQIKKELSQLIQSGLKDPRIGFVTVTGVDVTNDLSQAKVYLSVFGDEEQKSGSLKAIEKANGFLRSELGKAIRLRHTPELIFKIDESVAYGSHIEKLLGELHKND
- the truB gene encoding tRNA pseudouridine(55) synthase TruB, with the protein product MSELEGVLAVYKPAGFTSHDVVAKARRILGMKRIGHTGTLDPQVTGVLPLCLGRATRVVEYIQELPKEYVATLRLGMSSDTEDLTGTITETVDEVHVTEEEILSVLASFKGVISQVPPMYSAVKVDGKRLYELAREGKTVERKSREVEIYEIEMTDMTWEGNHPDITFRVLCSKGTYIRTLCVDIGRALGLPGVMVKLERTMSAGISASHCLTLEDIATHKEAGTLEDHLIAADEAISHMPKHTVMDEKKKAALQGQRLSSRFIAPEVKTNSQFRLYDLQGGFLGIYELEDTGAIAPVKVFAQA
- the rpsO gene encoding 30S ribosomal protein S15, producing MALTQERKHQLIDEHKTHESDTGSPEVQVAILTENIVNLTDHLRTHKKDHHSRRGLLKMVGQRRKLLAYLKNKDIRRYSALIERLGLRR
- a CDS encoding DHH family phosphoesterase; translated protein: MQSYEQSLQQTREFLLEHDDYLVVSHVQPDGDAVSSTLAVGWLLSCLGKKYTMLNEGPIPKRMEYLWHSDEIINMASSEPPRQYSNVICVDCADFQRVGLTHRYFANDALILNIDHHPTNNGYGLVNLIKPDAAATAEILFDLLKTFEITWDIDIATAIYTGLLTDTGGFRYTNTSPKVMAAVSELLSYGVNGPELAETLLEEMTLPQIKILNKALNTLQLSPEGNIAWLYVTPEDMIECAAANEDLEGIVNYPRNIRGVEVGILFKVIHEHAVKVSLRSAGKVDVADLAQTFGGGGHTRAAGARIEATLEEAIAQVLEEVRRHL